From Saprospiraceae bacterium, one genomic window encodes:
- a CDS encoding T9SS type A sorting domain-containing protein codes for MKKLVLPLLLITFSLLQNTLLAQQDFDPLDYPPVPLPTYSPPFDPSERTNKLLIYHVQDKVFDTLISNQTQNFIKPNDALENITKDLALTHRPYDYTFTNLMPADQLATFPAYPISTAVKLFITFYNPSNGQNIPGTCSGVLIHPGFILTAAHCVKSKFDASYASSCYILPAYNLNKRPFGLTTMNKWYAPTQWTSNGNLDYDIAVMSLTDAIGHQAGFLDWGWHDNDSFFIQPENVFYSFGYPAYDAFNNPVFEEGERMYYMKGYMDSVNLVNSACHSNQAFQGQSGSVLYHQDSQNRRKVYGALSHGSIFPPHFSCHAILDSLTYELFKTVVPDITETKDAGLEKQILIYPNPVKDFVVIDFSAVQSAEVNLLIFDVFGKLILQQKITGQQQKIDLSSIPSGNYFLKTQIQGQIANGRICKVDSF; via the coding sequence ATGAAAAAATTGGTTTTGCCTTTACTATTGATCACCTTTTCACTTTTACAAAATACCCTATTGGCCCAACAGGATTTTGATCCTCTGGATTATCCTCCGGTTCCGCTACCGACTTACAGCCCTCCGTTTGATCCGTCGGAGAGGACAAATAAACTGCTCATCTACCATGTGCAGGACAAAGTATTTGACACATTGATCAGCAACCAGACCCAAAATTTTATCAAGCCAAATGATGCGCTTGAAAACATAACGAAAGACCTTGCTTTAACCCACAGGCCGTATGATTACACATTTACCAATTTAATGCCTGCAGACCAGCTTGCAACTTTTCCGGCCTACCCTATTTCTACCGCGGTCAAATTGTTTATTACATTTTACAACCCCAGCAATGGTCAGAATATACCCGGCACCTGCTCAGGAGTTTTGATTCATCCGGGATTTATTCTCACAGCAGCGCATTGCGTCAAGAGCAAGTTTGATGCTAGTTATGCATCTTCATGTTATATCCTTCCGGCTTATAACTTAAACAAAAGACCTTTCGGCCTGACCACGATGAATAAATGGTATGCTCCTACGCAGTGGACCTCCAATGGTAATCTGGATTACGACATCGCCGTCATGAGTTTGACTGATGCAATCGGTCATCAGGCTGGTTTTTTGGACTGGGGCTGGCACGACAACGACAGTTTTTTTATCCAACCGGAAAATGTATTTTACAGTTTTGGATATCCGGCTTATGATGCTTTCAATAATCCGGTATTTGAAGAAGGTGAAAGAATGTACTATATGAAAGGGTACATGGATTCAGTCAACCTAGTCAATTCTGCCTGTCACAGCAACCAAGCCTTTCAGGGACAAAGCGGCAGCGTTCTATACCATCAGGACAGTCAGAATCGCAGAAAAGTATATGGAGCCCTGAGCCACGGCAGTATATTTCCACCTCATTTTAGCTGTCATGCCATATTGGATTCATTGACCTACGAATTATTCAAAACGGTAGTTCCTGATATTACTGAAACCAAAGATGCTGGTCTTGAAAAACAAATACTCATTTATCCCAATCCTGTTAAAGATTTTGTGGTCATCGATTTTTCAGCTGTGCAATCCGCTGAAGTCAATCTTTTAATTTTTGATGTTTTTGGAAAACTGATACTCCAACAAAAAATCACAGGGCAGCAGCAAAAGATCGATTTGAGCTCAATTCCATCGGGCAATTATTTCTTAAAAACCCAAATTCAAGGTCAAATCGCCAATGGCCGGATTTGTAAGGTTGATTCATTCTAA
- a CDS encoding Crp/Fnr family transcriptional regulator, with protein sequence MNLSQTIQPYLIQNSFIFRELPLNDIEFLKENAKTKKSRRGEILFRQGTFPKGVYWLISGKVKIFQESYNGRRMTTYIHSDGDLIGYRQLIAEVENPVSAVLLEDSEVSFIPEEVIRKLLSNSGIFLKNMLTALAKDFTIWMNRMTVFQDFPVKKRLILALLILHEQYNLSGVKKGIITIERTELAEYVGATLETVVRILNRLKASNYLQIKGRQLLIHNTDELMKLLKENS encoded by the coding sequence ATGAACCTTAGTCAAACAATTCAGCCATATTTAATTCAAAACAGTTTCATATTTAGGGAACTACCTTTAAATGACATTGAATTTCTAAAGGAGAATGCTAAGACAAAAAAGAGTAGGCGGGGTGAAATATTGTTTCGTCAGGGCACATTTCCAAAGGGAGTGTATTGGTTGATTTCAGGTAAGGTTAAAATTTTTCAGGAATCATACAATGGCAGGAGAATGACTACTTACATCCATTCTGACGGGGATCTGATTGGGTATCGCCAATTGATTGCAGAGGTTGAAAATCCAGTGTCTGCGGTTTTGCTTGAAGATTCAGAAGTTAGTTTTATTCCGGAGGAGGTCATAAGAAAATTACTTTCAAACTCAGGCATTTTTCTTAAAAATATGCTAACCGCCCTGGCAAAAGACTTTACAATCTGGATGAACAGAATGACAGTATTCCAAGACTTTCCGGTGAAGAAGAGGCTAATCCTTGCTTTATTGATTTTGCATGAGCAATACAACCTGTCTGGGGTGAAGAAAGGAATTATTACAATTGAGCGAACTGAGCTCGCTGAATATGTTGGCGCTACGTTAGAGACAGTTGTAAGAATTCTGAATAGACTAAAGGCTTCGAATTACCTTCAAATTAAGGGGAGGCAATTGCTTATTCACAATACTGATGAACTGATGAAATTATTGAAAGAAAATAGTTAG
- a CDS encoding vanadium-dependent haloperoxidase, whose product MIQQLFSFNKLILLVISFFCLLSACQRPEDVYSGEKFASSFDNEVVRKWNELILDVERFTPGYLPPVAARSYAYIGLVAYETLIPGMPSQKSFRDYFSGLQMPRRANSDIHYPIALNSAYLNIVQKLFPTAPSEIYSRMIATSNYFTQKYQNDQSPEILAKSVEWGKAVADAVYIWSKSDFAGHDGFLHNTDPSYVPPKGPGLWKPTYPNFSSALLPNWGQVRSFAASKDVKCNAPLAFSSDPNSELYIQALETAQKINLIKSGKNYEDKWIAEFWSDDCPALTFSPAGRWIAISLQAMEKNRTDLEKSVVVCAKVGMALCDAGIRCWAEKYRYNVLRPVEYIREVIGDKNWNSIMCPDGSGQFFTPAFPSYPSGHGTFGAAAAEVLTNEFGPNFELTDRCHQSRTEFIGIPRSYFSFYEMAQENAYSRLPIGVHFRMDSDAALELGYSIGRKVNALPWK is encoded by the coding sequence ATGATACAACAATTATTTTCTTTTAACAAACTAATTTTATTAGTAATAAGCTTCTTTTGTCTTCTAAGCGCATGTCAGCGACCTGAAGATGTCTATTCTGGTGAAAAGTTTGCGTCCAGTTTTGACAATGAAGTGGTTCGGAAATGGAATGAATTAATCCTGGATGTGGAGCGATTTACACCAGGATACCTTCCTCCGGTTGCGGCAAGGTCTTATGCGTACATCGGCTTGGTTGCTTATGAAACGCTGATTCCCGGTATGCCTTCCCAAAAGTCATTTAGAGACTATTTTTCTGGTTTGCAGATGCCCAGGAGGGCGAATTCTGATATTCATTACCCGATTGCCCTGAATAGCGCTTATTTAAACATCGTTCAAAAGTTGTTTCCTACAGCACCTTCAGAAATTTATTCAAGAATGATCGCAACTAGCAATTACTTTACACAGAAATATCAAAACGATCAGAGTCCAGAGATTCTTGCCAAATCAGTTGAATGGGGAAAAGCCGTAGCTGATGCAGTTTATATTTGGTCGAAATCGGATTTTGCAGGACATGATGGATTTCTACATAACACAGATCCAAGTTATGTTCCACCAAAAGGTCCTGGTCTATGGAAGCCAACCTATCCAAATTTTAGTTCGGCTTTATTGCCCAATTGGGGTCAGGTACGTTCTTTTGCGGCAAGTAAAGATGTAAAATGTAATGCTCCGTTGGCATTTAGTTCGGATCCAAACAGCGAGTTATATATCCAAGCTTTGGAGACGGCTCAGAAAATCAACTTAATCAAAAGCGGAAAAAATTATGAGGACAAATGGATTGCGGAATTCTGGAGTGATGATTGTCCGGCACTGACCTTCTCCCCGGCAGGACGATGGATCGCTATTTCATTGCAGGCGATGGAGAAAAACAGAACAGATCTCGAAAAGTCAGTGGTTGTATGCGCAAAGGTCGGAATGGCTTTATGTGATGCGGGTATCAGATGTTGGGCAGAAAAATACAGGTACAATGTGTTGCGTCCTGTAGAATACATAAGAGAAGTGATAGGAGATAAGAATTGGAACAGCATCATGTGTCCGGATGGGTCTGGACAATTTTTTACACCGGCATTTCCAAGTTATCCTAGTGGTCATGGAACTTTTGGTGCCGCAGCGGCTGAGGTTCTAACGAATGAATTCGGCCCTAATTTTGAGTTAACGGATCGATGTCATCAATCACGGACAGAGTTTATAGGTATTCCGCGCAGTTATTTCAGTTTTTATGAAATGGCACAAGAAAATGCATATTCAAGACTACCGATAGGTGTTCATTTTCGAATGGATTCAGATGCTGCTTTGGAATTGGGTTACTCCATAGGCCGTAAAGTCAATGCACTTCCATGGAAATAA
- a CDS encoding outer membrane beta-barrel protein, with product MVPIHLKKYCLLLLSLPYWLNAQDQFDLVDVALLTGPSISWMHTDNNTINSKGIKLAYKIHAIADFALNERFSITGGVGLSLGLGGNLVYQTGGNLWSESSLNIPRGDSLPDGVQLGYRVNYIDFPIGFRMKTNQFGKFRFYAQVPELMLGIRTRAKGSIEGEGVNTSGEQIKSQIGFFQLAWALGAGTDYYLSDKITLTGGFRFFQTLADVTDDSGRFRTGNKENSKAYINNIDFRIGLIF from the coding sequence ATGGTACCAATTCATTTAAAAAAATACTGCTTATTGCTCTTGAGTTTGCCTTATTGGCTCAATGCCCAGGATCAATTTGACTTGGTGGACGTAGCCTTGTTGACAGGACCTTCGATTAGCTGGATGCATACTGATAACAATACCATAAATTCCAAAGGAATCAAACTTGCCTATAAAATTCACGCAATTGCTGATTTTGCCCTCAACGAGCGATTTAGTATTACCGGTGGAGTGGGTCTTTCGCTGGGACTTGGTGGCAATCTGGTCTATCAGACGGGCGGAAATCTTTGGTCCGAATCTTCTCTGAACATCCCAAGGGGTGATTCTTTACCAGATGGCGTCCAGCTGGGATACAGGGTCAATTATATTGATTTTCCAATTGGTTTCCGGATGAAAACCAATCAGTTTGGAAAATTTCGCTTTTATGCACAGGTTCCGGAATTGATGCTGGGAATACGCACCCGCGCAAAGGGGAGCATTGAAGGTGAGGGCGTAAATACCTCTGGTGAACAGATTAAAAGTCAAATTGGATTTTTTCAGCTTGCCTGGGCGCTTGGCGCCGGCACAGATTATTATTTATCGGACAAAATCACGCTTACCGGTGGATTTCGGTTTTTTCAAACCCTGGCAGATGTCACAGATGACTCTGGTAGATTTAGAACCGGCAACAAAGAAAATTCCAAAGCATACATCAACAACATTGACTTCAGAATAGGACTCATTTTTTAA
- the nadC gene encoding carboxylating nicotinate-nucleotide diphosphorylase, translating into MRDFQLESYIRDALHEDIGTGDITSLACIPENSNSKAILLVKQEGILAGVEFAEAVFRQFDAELRFEKILNDGANVQYGDLAFHVSGSTRAILQTERLVLNVMQRMSGIATLSSLYAKEVADLPVKILDTRKTTALNRFIEKWAVRIGGCHNYRDGLYDWFMIKDNHIKACGGIQAAVEAVHQYRQFHGLEKIGITVEVKNKLECEELIQIGGVTRVMFDNFELENLREAVVFVNHRFETEASGGITLNNLRSVAMTGVDYISVGALTHSAGSLDLSLKIKEQWS; encoded by the coding sequence TTGAGAGATTTTCAACTTGAATCTTACATTCGGGATGCTCTTCATGAGGACATTGGCACCGGTGACATCACTTCTTTGGCCTGCATCCCTGAAAATTCAAATTCCAAAGCCATTCTTTTGGTAAAGCAAGAAGGAATTCTCGCCGGTGTGGAATTCGCAGAAGCAGTATTTCGACAGTTTGATGCAGAACTCAGGTTCGAAAAAATCTTAAATGACGGAGCAAACGTCCAATATGGCGATCTGGCTTTTCATGTATCCGGATCTACCAGAGCTATACTGCAGACCGAAAGGCTGGTACTTAATGTGATGCAGCGGATGAGCGGGATTGCAACACTCAGTTCGTTGTACGCGAAAGAGGTGGCCGATCTCCCTGTTAAAATATTAGATACCCGCAAAACAACAGCGCTCAACCGATTTATCGAAAAATGGGCCGTGCGAATCGGTGGTTGTCACAATTACCGGGATGGATTGTACGATTGGTTTATGATCAAAGACAACCACATCAAAGCATGTGGAGGAATCCAAGCAGCAGTCGAAGCTGTACATCAATACCGTCAATTCCATGGACTTGAAAAAATTGGAATCACGGTTGAAGTTAAAAATAAGCTGGAGTGCGAAGAGTTGATCCAGATTGGAGGAGTGACAAGGGTTATGTTTGACAATTTCGAATTGGAAAATCTTCGGGAAGCGGTAGTTTTTGTCAACCATCGCTTTGAAACCGAAGCTTCCGGTGGCATCACCCTGAATAATCTTCGGTCGGTCGCAATGACCGGAGTCGATTATATCTCAGTCGGCGCGCTCACCCACAGTGCCGGAAGCCTCGATTTAAGCTTGAAGATCAAGGAGCAATGGTCCTAA
- a CDS encoding segregation/condensation protein A: MSYTIKIQQFEGPFDLLLFFIERDELDIHDIPIAKITGDFLEYIRHIESLNLDLASEFILVAATLIRIKAKMLIPRKELDENNQELDPRRELVQKLLEYKAVKEVIQELSNFEDEQSLKMPRGNLKTEFEVLSQKALVDAEWETLSLYNLLKVFQKVMDRFNKPPAVVHKIFDYEYQISDQQEKIKILLRTKSRVDFMEIFESCDNRIHAIVTFLALLEMVNLQQLSIIKGDLINQFWIEEATEEASENSGVRDEDNQAKD, encoded by the coding sequence ATGAGTTATACCATTAAAATACAGCAATTTGAAGGTCCATTTGACCTGTTGCTGTTTTTTATAGAAAGGGACGAACTGGATATCCACGACATACCGATTGCAAAAATAACGGGTGATTTTTTGGAATACATCCGGCACATCGAATCCCTCAATCTTGACCTGGCCAGTGAATTCATTTTGGTAGCAGCCACCCTGATCAGAATCAAGGCCAAGATGCTCATTCCACGTAAAGAATTGGATGAAAACAACCAGGAGCTGGATCCCAGGAGAGAGTTGGTACAAAAACTACTGGAGTACAAGGCGGTCAAGGAAGTCATTCAGGAATTGTCAAATTTTGAGGACGAGCAATCTTTGAAAATGCCAAGAGGAAATCTTAAGACTGAATTTGAAGTCCTTTCTCAAAAAGCCCTTGTCGATGCCGAATGGGAAACATTGAGTTTGTACAATTTGCTGAAGGTCTTCCAAAAGGTAATGGATCGGTTCAACAAACCTCCGGCTGTTGTTCACAAGATTTTTGATTACGAATATCAGATTTCCGATCAGCAAGAAAAAATAAAAATACTGCTGCGTACTAAGTCGCGGGTGGATTTTATGGAAATATTTGAGTCCTGCGACAACAGAATTCACGCCATCGTTACTTTTCTTGCACTTCTTGAAATGGTCAACCTCCAACAACTGTCTATCATTAAAGGAGATTTGATCAATCAATTTTGGATTGAAGAAGCGACCGAGGAGGCATCTGAAAATTCTGGTGTAAGGGATGAAGATAATCAAGCTAAAGATTGA
- a CDS encoding SAM-dependent methyltransferase has translation MSSKACLYLIPVPLSGAGIGQMSTEAIATAHRLNFFISERPKTSRKWIKDIGHPLPQSQITVIDIADISDNVVFNNMVQLLGADTDMGLLSEAGMPCIADPGYELVAQLSQLGHKVKPLSGPNSMMMALMASGMPGQNFTFHGYLSAKKEELREELIKISKAAKSTGFTQIFMETPYRNKQVFSTLLSVSPQEMKLCVAASIGAPNEAILTSKIKEWRKLDLNSFIDHPAIFLLGA, from the coding sequence ATGAGCTCAAAAGCCTGCCTTTACCTTATTCCCGTCCCTCTGTCAGGTGCAGGTATTGGCCAAATGTCCACCGAGGCAATCGCCACTGCGCATCGGCTGAATTTTTTTATTTCCGAGAGGCCAAAAACAAGCAGAAAGTGGATCAAGGATATCGGACATCCCTTGCCGCAGTCTCAAATCACGGTGATCGATATTGCCGATATCTCTGACAATGTTGTATTTAATAACATGGTACAGCTATTGGGTGCAGACACAGACATGGGTTTGCTTTCTGAGGCTGGTATGCCTTGCATCGCTGACCCGGGATATGAATTGGTGGCGCAGTTGTCCCAATTGGGCCATAAAGTCAAACCCCTCTCGGGACCCAACAGCATGATGATGGCCTTGATGGCATCCGGCATGCCAGGACAGAATTTTACTTTTCACGGATACCTGAGTGCCAAAAAAGAAGAGCTGAGAGAAGAATTGATTAAGATCTCAAAAGCGGCCAAATCCACCGGATTTACCCAGATATTTATGGAAACTCCCTATCGGAATAAGCAAGTTTTCAGCACTTTGCTCAGTGTTAGTCCTCAGGAAATGAAGCTCTGCGTGGCAGCGTCCATTGGAGCTCCGAATGAAGCCATCCTAACTTCAAAAATAAAAGAGTGGAGAAAGCTGGACCTGAATTCTTTCATCGATCATCCTGCAATATTTTTACTTGGTGCGTAA
- a CDS encoding DUF2892 domain-containing protein — MIKNMGSSDKSIRVIIAFTIAVLYFMNVITGTIAIVALILAIVFLATSFIGFCPLYYPFGFNTCSKKENT; from the coding sequence ATGATAAAAAATATGGGTTCCTCTGACAAAAGCATTCGAGTCATTATTGCATTTACGATTGCTGTACTTTATTTTATGAATGTTATCACAGGGACGATCGCCATTGTTGCTTTGATTCTTGCGATTGTTTTTTTAGCCACCAGCTTTATTGGATTTTGTCCTTTGTATTATCCTTTTGGTTTCAACACTTGTTCCAAAAAGGAAAATACTTAG
- a CDS encoding heavy-metal-associated domain-containing protein — protein sequence MHTATIKIANLKCNGCANTIHKKLQELNGVREVDVNVEDDEVRVNYDESILELDKVKKTLLSLGYPEATEENGLLTQLKSYASCMVGRFGP from the coding sequence ATGCACACTGCTACAATAAAAATTGCCAATTTGAAGTGCAATGGTTGCGCAAATACCATACACAAAAAACTTCAGGAATTAAATGGTGTTAGGGAGGTGGATGTAAATGTAGAGGATGATGAGGTAAGGGTGAATTATGATGAATCTATATTAGAATTGGATAAGGTAAAAAAGACATTGTTGTCCCTCGGTTATCCTGAAGCAACAGAAGAAAATGGACTACTCACCCAGCTAAAAAGTTATGCCAGTTGCATGGTTGGCCGCTTTGGACCGTAG
- a CDS encoding hemoglobin: MTDRQIEIIKESWKIISNIDPAVVGNAFYNKLFADYPATQKLFSKDMNQQYLKLMEMLNLIVNKLDQLEELSVEIREMAKRHVEYGVKAKHYYMVGESLLWTLEVALKSDWNAELEQAWALCYNTLAKNMMASVEDPA, translated from the coding sequence ATGACTGACCGCCAAATTGAAATCATAAAAGAGAGTTGGAAAATAATATCTAATATTGATCCGGCGGTCGTGGGCAATGCGTTCTACAACAAATTGTTTGCGGATTATCCTGCTACTCAAAAATTATTTTCAAAGGACATGAACCAACAGTACCTTAAATTGATGGAAATGCTCAACCTGATTGTCAACAAATTGGATCAACTGGAAGAATTGTCGGTCGAGATCAGAGAAATGGCCAAAAGACATGTGGAATATGGTGTCAAAGCAAAGCATTATTACATGGTGGGAGAATCCCTGCTTTGGACACTGGAAGTAGCCTTAAAATCTGATTGGAATGCTGAATTAGAACAAGCATGGGCATTGTGTTACAATACACTTGCCAAGAACATGATGGCCAGTGTGGAGGACCCTGCATAG
- a CDS encoding FAD-dependent oxidoreductase codes for MKRREFIVKSTVYGTSLMALSNRAKAANQLVPAAKSVLILGAGLAGLSAAMKLKESGISVTILEARGRVGGRVFSHSPNSSKDQVIELGAEWVGASHEKLTKLCERFGLILENNQFETDLCYNGKHSKTGNWDFSAGMNDFWNNKSAIWEDMSENQKKNLDKTDWWRYLSLKNLEYRDLHLRELLDSTDFGESIRHTSAYAAFAEYAESSEKNEMDYKIKGGNSALVKKMVEHLGAENIHLNHKAISVDQTSNKQVVVTCAGGKVFKAEKLICTIPTYSILQIDWRPGLPSQTLDAIKELQYSRIGKFPIVFREKLWKRDDFDMITDTPAHYFYHATKNQGSKTGVLICYAAGDKADALASVSKPQRAEIILDALKPAFGNVKKYIKEELMYYWGQDAFSFGAYAFYGKGQWFDVMPVLKQSFRNVYFAGEHLADWQGFMEGAIQSGEDAVDEIQAG; via the coding sequence ATGAAGAGGAGAGAATTTATTGTAAAGAGCACTGTGTATGGTACATCCTTGATGGCCTTGTCCAATCGTGCAAAAGCTGCCAATCAATTGGTCCCGGCCGCTAAATCTGTTTTGATCTTGGGAGCAGGATTGGCTGGATTGTCAGCTGCCATGAAGTTAAAGGAATCAGGTATAAGCGTTACCATACTGGAAGCGCGCGGAAGGGTAGGAGGCAGGGTATTTTCTCATTCTCCGAATTCCTCAAAGGACCAGGTGATCGAACTAGGAGCAGAATGGGTCGGTGCTTCTCATGAGAAATTGACCAAATTGTGTGAGCGTTTTGGATTGATCCTTGAAAACAATCAATTTGAAACAGATCTCTGCTACAATGGAAAGCATTCCAAAACAGGAAACTGGGATTTTAGTGCCGGTATGAATGATTTTTGGAATAACAAATCAGCTATTTGGGAAGATATGTCAGAAAACCAAAAGAAGAATTTGGACAAGACAGATTGGTGGAGATATTTGAGCTTAAAAAATCTAGAGTATAGGGATCTTCATTTGAGGGAGCTCCTGGATTCTACCGATTTTGGAGAGAGCATCCGACATACTTCAGCCTACGCCGCATTTGCAGAATATGCGGAAAGCAGCGAGAAAAATGAGATGGACTATAAAATAAAGGGAGGCAATTCTGCTTTGGTGAAGAAAATGGTGGAACATCTGGGTGCGGAAAATATCCATTTGAATCACAAAGCCATCAGCGTCGATCAAACGAGCAACAAGCAAGTAGTGGTGACTTGTGCCGGTGGAAAGGTGTTCAAGGCTGAAAAATTGATTTGTACCATTCCCACTTATTCTATCTTACAAATTGATTGGCGCCCAGGTTTGCCTAGTCAAACACTTGACGCAATAAAGGAATTGCAGTATTCCAGAATCGGTAAATTTCCGATCGTTTTTCGCGAAAAATTATGGAAGCGCGATGATTTTGACATGATCACAGATACCCCGGCGCATTATTTTTACCACGCCACTAAAAATCAGGGATCAAAGACAGGCGTACTGATCTGTTATGCGGCCGGAGACAAGGCGGATGCATTGGCATCAGTCAGCAAGCCCCAACGCGCAGAGATTATTCTAGATGCACTCAAACCAGCTTTTGGCAATGTTAAAAAATACATCAAAGAAGAACTCATGTATTATTGGGGACAGGATGCATTTTCTTTTGGTGCGTATGCATTCTATGGTAAAGGGCAGTGGTTTGATGTCATGCCGGTACTAAAGCAATCGTTCCGAAATGTTTATTTTGCAGGCGAGCATTTGGCAGACTGGCAGGGATTTATGGAGGGAGCCATCCAAAGTGGAGAAGACGCAGTAGATGAAATTCAGGCAGGTTGA
- a CDS encoding DUF3592 domain-containing protein, whose amino-acid sequence MMEIQNILSYLGSGFSLIGIYMIIISYQKSNEKKHTLAKGKVAEGTVIELRENPGDLSGNDKGNGFAPVVEFRTDHGLYKHYSTTYRFPSPYSLGQKVKIYYYIYKSRYEFALQDDEPGSLPGTMMKWGIAFCILGLPLLFLKMSKLF is encoded by the coding sequence ATGATGGAAATACAAAATATCCTCTCTTATCTGGGTTCCGGATTTTCACTGATCGGGATTTATATGATCATAATTTCCTATCAGAAATCAAATGAAAAAAAACATACCCTCGCTAAAGGAAAAGTGGCCGAAGGTACTGTTATAGAATTGAGAGAAAATCCGGGGGACTTGTCTGGAAATGACAAAGGAAATGGTTTCGCTCCCGTTGTTGAATTCCGAACAGACCATGGTTTGTACAAGCATTATTCTACCACCTATCGATTTCCAAGTCCTTACTCCCTGGGACAAAAAGTGAAAATATACTACTACATCTACAAATCAAGATATGAATTTGCCTTGCAGGACGATGAACCCGGTTCACTTCCGGGGACGATGATGAAATGGGGAATTGCCTTTTGCATCCTTGGTTTGCCCTTACTTTTTCTTAAAATGTCCAAATTGTTTTAA
- a CDS encoding DUF3592 domain-containing protein encodes MEYIETFKLLFLLMFALAGSLLFYIGIREARENYHIFRNGIETEGTVVDLYHRPMKVNEKTSGSKAPVIQFVTNQNIQIRFYSTSFSNLSHYEIGQKLRIWYLPENPQKASLNGKDAWLLSASFLVFGFVICLIFYPMLIKRLFQFL; translated from the coding sequence TTGGAATATATTGAAACTTTTAAACTTTTATTCCTGCTAATGTTCGCTTTGGCAGGATCTTTACTGTTCTATATTGGAATCAGAGAAGCAAGGGAAAACTATCATATCTTCAGGAATGGAATTGAGACAGAAGGGACGGTCGTTGATTTATACCACAGACCCATGAAAGTAAATGAGAAAACATCAGGATCAAAAGCACCGGTTATCCAGTTTGTGACGAATCAGAACATTCAGATCAGGTTTTATTCGACCAGCTTCTCCAACCTAAGCCATTACGAAATTGGACAAAAACTGAGAATCTGGTATCTCCCGGAAAATCCACAAAAAGCCAGTTTAAATGGAAAAGATGCCTGGCTATTGTCTGCCTCCTTTTTGGTTTTTGGCTTTGTCATTTGTTTGATTTTCTATCCAATGCTCATCAAGAGGCTATTCCAATTTTTATAA